The genomic interval GTTTGTGGGGGAGGTGTCTACGGCCAACAGCGGTGGGTTTGCCTCGATTCGCACTCGCAACCTTGAGCCGCCGCTGAACCTGGGGCAGTGGCAAGGTACAGTGCTCTCTGCCCAAGGCGACGGCCAGCGCTATAAGTGGATTTTGCGCGACACCTCTGGCTGGGATAGCCTCGCCTACTGCCGATCTTTTGATATTGAGGCAGACCGACTGAGCACGGTAAGAACGCCGTTTTTGGAAATGGTTGCTACTCGCCGCGCTCGTACAGTGCCAGAGGCTAGCCCCCTCAACCCAGCCCAGTTGTATTCTATGCAGCTGATGCTGAGCAAGTTTGAGTACGACGGTGAATTAAACCCGGCGTTTCAACCCGGTGCATTTGAGCTAACGGTGCAGAGTCTTGGGGTCTATCGACAGGGTCCAAAGCCGTTAGTCATACTGCCCAGGGAAAATACGGCTGAATGTGCACAGCTGCTAACAGCGGCGAGGCTAACAGGGGTAATTCGCCAGGGAGAGAGCTTTGCAACGATTGGAGCCGCTGACAAGCTGCCGCCGGAGGTTGAGCCAGCCGTGATCAAGGCAGTTTTTGAGGTTTTCAGTTAAACAACTAAAAACCTGTGGCTTAACGGAAGTCTCTGTCAGGCCACAGGCTTTTGGACTGTAAGAAAGGAATTAGTAGGCCGATCGCATGTCGCCGCGTTCAGCTCGGGCGCTTTCTTTGGCTTTAGCGGCGCTCTTTTTGAGGGCTTCGAGACGCTTGATGTAGCGATCGCGCTGACGCTTCTTGGGAGTTTGCTCAATTAAGGTTTTGAGGGCGCTGCCCAGGCTCTTGTAGGCGTTGGGCAGGGTGTAGCCAAAGCGCGTGGCAATGGCGATCGCCCGCTCGTCAGCGGTGATGCTTTCTTGCAGCGTCTTCTGGTTGTTGTTGCGCTTGTAGAGCCGCCAGCTGGAAAATCCGCAAAGCCCCAAGGCCAGCATGAGCAGCAGCCCATCCTGCACCCACAGTTCCCCCACGGCGCCACCAAGACCAATAGCTAGAGCCGCCATCTCCCAACCGTCGCGGGGAATGGTGTCGTTCTGAATGCGGCCAACCTCATGCCAAAACAGCAGGTTGCGCTGGTCTAGAGCTAGCTGCTCCCACTTAATCAGATCGACTTGAATTTCGACCTGGTCTTTGCCCAGCTCCTCGCAGGTGATCAGCGGTGGGGTGACATCAATGGCTGACTCCACCGTCACCCAGCTCTGAAGCTCTGGGGGCAGCAGACTTCTCAGACGGCGAAGCTCACCCATATCGGCGCGGGCAGTGGCGGTGGCGTACGAGGTCATGGAGATTACGGGGGTGACAACAAATCAAATTTATTAATAGATCCTACCTTAAACCTTTTTAGTCAAGGGACGGTTATCCGCTCTCGGGATTGGTGGGGAGGAAAGCGTTGGGCTAGGCTAATAGCTGGCTGATATCAAAATCTGATCCACGGAAAGGTTGAGGCACGGGAAAGTGCTTGATTCGAGCGCTTGGTTGCTGACAAACCGCTGCATTTGGTATTCGCCCTCAATGAGCTGACAAAGGGTGATGGTGGGCTGTTTGGGCTGACCGATGTAGCGCACGGCTCCCAAAGCCCGATAGTCCACAATCCAGTATTCCTGAACACCCATGGCTTCGTACTCCACGAGTTTATGGCCGTAATCGTCGCGCCAGTTGGTGCTGACCACTTCAATCAGCAAGGGTACCGTTTTGCCAAACTGCACAGTGGAAGCACTTTCCCAGAGGGGTTCGTGCGCTAGCTCACGCTTATCGAGCACAATCACATCGGGGCAATAGCCCGACTCGGGCTGCTGAGGCTTGATTAACCCGCTTTTAGGAATGGTGTAGGGCAGGTTTTGCTGCCGAAAGTGCAGGGTTAACTCTTCAGCCAAAAAGGCACCGATAAGTTCGTGGGCTCCGGTGGGCTGCATTTCAATAACGTACCCGCTGTAGAGTTCGTACTGACCACCGCTTTCAGGAATCCATTGGATAAATTCCTCGAAACTCATGGCGCGGGTGTTGGTGGCTTGAACCATGATGATTCCACTAAAAGTCACATTAAAGGGGCCAATGTCTCGGGGTCTACGAGGGCAGTCGCCTCTCGCTGCTCTATTGTGCTGTCGAGCTGAGCGATCGCCCTATCTAACAGATCATAGCCAGCTTCCACCGCATCAATCTGGCAAAGCTGCTGGCGGAGGGGAGCGGCTCCCTCAAAACCTTTGACATACCAGGCCATGTGCTTGCGGGCCTGGTGAATGCCCTTCTGACCTTTGTACTGCCACAGCAGCCCCAGGTGCTCGCGGGCACAGCGCAGCAGCTCCACTGAGGTAGGCGCCGCAGGGACGATGCCGGTTTTTAAGAATCCGTCGATTTCACCCACCAAAAAGGGGTAGCCCAGAGTCCCCCGTGAGCACATCACCCCATCGGCCCCAGTTTCTTTTAGGCAGCGCACCGCTGACTCCACTGAGACAATATCGCCGTTAGCAATCACCGGAATTGAGAGGGACGCCTTGACTCGGGCAATCCAATCCCAGCGGGCAGGGCCGTGGTAGCCCTGACTACGGGTGCGACCGTGGAGGGTGAGCATTTGAGCCCCAGCCGCCTCCATGCGGCGGGCAAATTCGATCGCGTTGATGTGGTCATCATCCCAGCCCAGGCGAGTTTTGACGGTGACAGGTACGGGCACCGCCTCAGCCACAGTGCGCACGATCGCTTCAGCTATCTCGGGCTGGCGCAGCAGCGACGACCCGCCGCCTTTTTTGGTGATTTTGTTCACCGGGCAGCCCATGTTGATATCGATGGTTTTAGCTCCCTCGGCGACAGCTTTGCTAGCGGCAGCAGCCATAAAGTCGGGGCGACAGTCAAACAGCTGAATAGATATGGGCTGCTCGCGATCGCCAATATCCATAATCTTCTCCAGCTGCTGGGCATGGCAAACCCCAGTGGCCTGCACCATCTCGGTGTAGAGCATCGAGACTGGCGCGTAGCGACGCACTAGCTGACGAAAGGCGCGATCGGTCACGCCCGAGAGGGGGGCCTGGAGCACCCGGCTCTGGATAGTTACCGAGCCGATCACCAGGGGCGATCGCAGCCGCTGCAAGAGCGTGGAGGAGAGAGAAACCATGACCATCCAAATACTTGACTAGAGCTTGCCCACCAGCCAGTAGGTGAGCATTTGGCCGCGGCCCTTAACTGCCACGTAGCCGCGCTGCTCAAACTGAAACTGGTCTTTCAGCCTTTCGTACAGGTCGGGGGTGACCTGAATGCGCTGGGCTTCTCCAGTGGCTTCCATGCGGCTGGCAATGTTGACGGTGTCACCCCACAGGTCGTAGGCAAATTTACGTCGCCCGATTACCCCAGCCACTACCGGACCGGTGTTAATGCCTACTCGAATCTGAAAGGTCTTGCCGTCGGGGCGGGGAAACTGCTTGATAGCATCGCAGATGTCGAGGGCAAACTGGGCGATCGCAGCGGCATGGTCGTCGTTGGGAGAGGGCAGGCCCCCAGCCACCATGTAGGCATCGCCAATGGTTTTAATTTTTTCTAGCCGATGAAACTCAGCCAGCTGATCAAACATCGAAAACACTTCGTTAAGCAGCTTGACCAGCTCGCGCGGCGTCATCTCGCTAGAGGCGGCGGTAAAGTCAACTAGATCGGCGAATAGTACGCTGATCTGGTCGAGGCTTTCGGCAATGGTGCGTGCCCCGCCTTTGAGGCGCTGAGCAATGCGATAGGGCAGAATGTTGACCAGCAGGCGATCGGCCTGCTGCCGCTGCTGGCGCAGCTCAGTCTCCATTTGGCGGCGTTCGCTGATGTCGTGGACAATGCCTTCATAGTGCAGGAAGGTGCCCGCTTTATCCCACACCTTCCAAATGTCTTCGCTCACCCAAAAGGTCGTGCCGTCTTTGCGAAACACCTCCGACTCGGCGTCGGTAATTTTGTCAAAGCGATCGAGATATACCGTCAGTT from Nodosilinea sp. FACHB-141 carries:
- a CDS encoding CIA30 family protein yields the protein MTQALDTNNLVPVAGKQMLWLPGAAVKVAEALTKSVASLDYGVTTESEPSLVNTPLVIWPGPEAGLELGPLLEDLKQRAVYQEATLINFRQPDPAIAALWGSLDDGVMGGVSASQVRWREGLRFVGEVSTANSGGFASIRTRNLEPPLNLGQWQGTVLSAQGDGQRYKWILRDTSGWDSLAYCRSFDIEADRLSTVRTPFLEMVATRRARTVPEASPLNPAQLYSMQLMLSKFEYDGELNPAFQPGAFELTVQSLGVYRQGPKPLVILPRENTAECAQLLTAARLTGVIRQGESFATIGAADKLPPEVEPAVIKAVFEVFS
- a CDS encoding DUF3318 domain-containing protein, giving the protein MTSYATATARADMGELRRLRSLLPPELQSWVTVESAIDVTPPLITCEELGKDQVEIQVDLIKWEQLALDQRNLLFWHEVGRIQNDTIPRDGWEMAALAIGLGGAVGELWVQDGLLLMLALGLCGFSSWRLYKRNNNQKTLQESITADERAIAIATRFGYTLPNAYKSLGSALKTLIEQTPKKRQRDRYIKRLEALKKSAAKAKESARAERGDMRSAY
- a CDS encoding Uma2 family endonuclease encodes the protein MVQATNTRAMSFEEFIQWIPESGGQYELYSGYVIEMQPTGAHELIGAFLAEELTLHFRQQNLPYTIPKSGLIKPQQPESGYCPDVIVLDKRELAHEPLWESASTVQFGKTVPLLIEVVSTNWRDDYGHKLVEYEAMGVQEYWIVDYRALGAVRYIGQPKQPTITLCQLIEGEYQMQRFVSNQALESSTFPCLNLSVDQILISASY
- the dusB gene encoding tRNA dihydrouridine synthase DusB codes for the protein MVSLSSTLLQRLRSPLVIGSVTIQSRVLQAPLSGVTDRAFRQLVRRYAPVSMLYTEMVQATGVCHAQQLEKIMDIGDREQPISIQLFDCRPDFMAAAASKAVAEGAKTIDINMGCPVNKITKKGGGSSLLRQPEIAEAIVRTVAEAVPVPVTVKTRLGWDDDHINAIEFARRMEAAGAQMLTLHGRTRSQGYHGPARWDWIARVKASLSIPVIANGDIVSVESAVRCLKETGADGVMCSRGTLGYPFLVGEIDGFLKTGIVPAAPTSVELLRCAREHLGLLWQYKGQKGIHQARKHMAWYVKGFEGAAPLRQQLCQIDAVEAGYDLLDRAIAQLDSTIEQREATALVDPETLAPLM
- a CDS encoding adenylate/guanylate cyclase domain-containing protein; the encoded protein is MDDAPIAIDLVIVDDDAETSCLLQRLLSQQGYRIQVAESGQQAIALISAGRPGLVLLDILLPDMDGYSLCQQLKHNPLTAEIPVIVLSSLIDSVDKVKAFQVGATDYITKPFAVQEVLVRVQNQLRLAQQRQQLSQQNALLIQEVQERTQMEQALISAEMNYRSIFENATVGIFKASATGQLLSVNPSMARLYGYGSAPEMVTTVEDISRQIYLQPKRRDELTVYLDRFDKITDAESEVFRKDGTTFWVSEDIWKVWDKAGTFLHYEGIVHDISERRQMETELRQQRQQADRLLVNILPYRIAQRLKGGARTIAESLDQISVLFADLVDFTAASSEMTPRELVKLLNEVFSMFDQLAEFHRLEKIKTIGDAYMVAGGLPSPNDDHAAAIAQFALDICDAIKQFPRPDGKTFQIRVGINTGPVVAGVIGRRKFAYDLWGDTVNIASRMEATGEAQRIQVTPDLYERLKDQFQFEQRGYVAVKGRGQMLTYWLVGKL